The proteins below are encoded in one region of Streptomyces roseirectus:
- the lnt gene encoding apolipoprotein N-acyltransferase, translating to MTVTAPPAGPFGQLAPEGASAPRGRRYLRFVPAVGAVLSGVLLYVSFPPRTLWWLALPAFAGFAWVVRERRWKAAFGLGYLFGLGFLVPLLKWTGVEVGPLPWLALAAIEAVFVGLVGVGVAAVSRLPGWPLWAAALWTAGEAARARAPFSGFPWGKIAFGQADGIFLPLAAVGGTPVLGFAVVLCGFGLYDVVRLARERRLARGVTRPAAAVALLSVAVPVVGAVAARPLVSDKAEDGTATVAAIQGNVPRLGLEFNAQRRAVLDYHARETERLAAEVKAGKTPRPDFVLWPENSSDVDPFANADAAAVINRAVDAIGVPISVGGVVERDDKMFNEQILWDPKQGPTQTYDKRQIQPFGEYMPLRGLVGAINSNWTEMAHADFARGSKPGVFTIDGTKVGIATCYEAAFDWAVRDTVTHGAQLISVPSNNATFDRSEMTYQQLAMSRVRAVEHSRTVVVPVTSGVSAIIMPDGRITQKTGMFVADHLVQKVPLRSSETPATAMGILPEMLLVLVAAGGLGWAIGSGLRARRAGDA from the coding sequence GTGACCGTCACCGCACCCCCCGCAGGGCCCTTTGGCCAGTTGGCGCCCGAGGGCGCGTCCGCTCCGCGTGGACGCCGCTACCTGCGGTTCGTCCCGGCCGTCGGCGCGGTGCTCTCCGGAGTGCTGCTCTACGTCAGCTTCCCGCCGCGCACCCTGTGGTGGCTCGCGCTGCCCGCGTTCGCCGGGTTCGCGTGGGTGGTGCGGGAGCGCCGGTGGAAGGCGGCCTTCGGGCTCGGCTACCTCTTCGGGCTGGGCTTCCTGGTGCCGCTGCTGAAGTGGACCGGCGTCGAGGTCGGCCCGCTGCCCTGGCTCGCGCTCGCGGCGATCGAGGCCGTGTTCGTCGGCCTGGTCGGCGTCGGTGTCGCCGCCGTGTCCAGGCTGCCCGGGTGGCCGCTGTGGGCGGCGGCCCTGTGGACCGCCGGGGAGGCGGCACGCGCGCGGGCGCCGTTCAGCGGCTTCCCTTGGGGCAAGATCGCCTTCGGCCAGGCCGACGGGATCTTCCTGCCGCTCGCGGCCGTCGGCGGGACGCCCGTCCTCGGCTTCGCCGTCGTGCTGTGCGGCTTCGGCCTCTACGACGTCGTCCGGCTGGCCCGCGAACGCCGCCTCGCGCGCGGGGTGACGCGGCCGGCCGCCGCCGTCGCCCTGCTGAGCGTCGCCGTCCCGGTCGTCGGCGCCGTCGCAGCGCGCCCGCTGGTCAGCGACAAGGCGGAGGACGGCACCGCGACCGTCGCCGCGATCCAGGGCAACGTCCCCCGCCTCGGGCTGGAGTTCAACGCCCAGCGGCGCGCCGTACTGGACTACCACGCGCGCGAGACGGAGCGGCTGGCCGCCGAGGTGAAGGCCGGCAAGACGCCCAGACCGGACTTCGTGCTGTGGCCGGAGAACTCCTCCGACGTCGACCCCTTCGCCAACGCGGACGCCGCCGCCGTCATCAACCGGGCGGTCGACGCCATCGGCGTGCCGATCTCCGTCGGCGGTGTCGTCGAGCGCGACGACAAGATGTTCAACGAGCAGATCCTGTGGGACCCCAAGCAGGGCCCCACGCAGACCTACGACAAGCGGCAGATCCAGCCGTTCGGCGAGTACATGCCGCTGCGCGGGCTGGTCGGGGCGATCAACTCGAACTGGACCGAGATGGCCCACGCGGACTTCGCCCGGGGCTCCAAGCCGGGCGTGTTCACCATCGACGGCACCAAGGTCGGCATCGCCACCTGCTACGAGGCCGCCTTCGACTGGGCCGTGCGCGACACCGTCACGCACGGCGCGCAGCTCATCTCCGTGCCCAGCAACAACGCCACCTTCGACCGCAGCGAGATGACCTACCAGCAGCTCGCGATGTCGCGCGTGCGCGCGGTGGAGCACAGCCGCACGGTCGTCGTCCCGGTCACCAGCGGCGTCAGCGCGATCATCATGCCGGACGGCCGGATCACGCAGAAGACCGGCATGTTCGTCGCCGACCACCTCGTCCAGAAGGTGCCGCTGCGCTCCTCCGAGACGCCCGCGACGGCGATGGGCATCCTGCCCGAGATGCTGCTCGTCCTCGTCGCCGCCGGCGGCCTCGGCTGGGCGATCGGCTCCGGGCTGCGCGCCCGGCGCGCCGGTGACGCGTAG
- a CDS encoding DUF2637 domain-containing protein: MEAVRAPAKRAVFGKRGFRVDAWVRPLCALVVAGVAAYASYVHQREFALQGGADKVSASLWPLSVDGLLLLATAGLLKPRADTTRRARGTVWSAFLLGIVVSLAANIAAAPALEWQPVLVAGWPPAALLFSVELLVHGSERAGSEAEVEYGEEDADSLLGQARILDVRHREVHQRPISAETLRKELRIGAGRSRQLVALVRDARSVRKVPGDASAGSG; this comes from the coding sequence GTGGAAGCGGTGAGGGCACCGGCGAAAAGGGCGGTCTTTGGGAAGCGCGGCTTCCGGGTCGATGCGTGGGTCCGGCCGCTGTGCGCCCTCGTGGTGGCCGGGGTCGCCGCGTACGCCTCGTACGTTCACCAGCGGGAGTTCGCTCTCCAGGGAGGTGCGGACAAGGTCAGCGCGTCGTTGTGGCCATTGTCGGTCGACGGGCTGTTGTTGCTGGCCACCGCCGGGTTGCTGAAGCCCCGTGCGGACACCACCCGGCGGGCTCGGGGGACGGTGTGGTCGGCTTTCCTGCTGGGCATCGTGGTCTCGCTGGCGGCGAACATCGCGGCGGCGCCGGCCCTGGAATGGCAGCCGGTGCTGGTTGCGGGGTGGCCTCCCGCCGCGCTGCTGTTCTCGGTGGAACTCCTCGTCCATGGTTCGGAGCGGGCGGGGAGCGAAGCAGAGGTGGAGTACGGAGAAGAAGACGCTGATTCACTGCTGGGCCAGGCACGGATACTTGATGTCCGGCACCGAGAGGTTCACCAGCGTCCGATCTCCGCGGAGACGCTGCGCAAGGAGTTGCGTATCGGGGCGGGGCGCTCCAGGCAACTGGTGGCTCTCGTCAGAGATGCGCGGTCTGTTCGGAAGGTTCCGGGGGATGCGTCAGCAGGTTCGGGATGA
- a CDS encoding DesA/ISL3 alpha bundle tail domain-containing protein: protein MHGRPRPLVARTRERHQQIHERIERGDSLRAIARELHLSHGTVLRFARAADVEQLLVAATHRPSLIDDYRLSLHHRWTEGCTNAAALTREIQQLGCRGDINTVRRHLRPYRTGTIPTEAPLPHLTVRRVTDWIMRRPERLTDTERKCLDELCERSPALATTAQYARRLAAMVRERRSEHLALDIWLADVRLDGQREFRTLAAGIRRDHAAVLAALTIEPEPLEVNEARQWRVTS, encoded by the coding sequence GTGCACGGACGGCCCCGGCCGCTGGTCGCCCGCACCCGTGAACGCCACCAGCAGATCCACGAACGCATCGAACGCGGCGACAGCCTGCGCGCCATCGCCCGTGAACTCCATCTCAGCCACGGCACCGTCCTCCGCTTCGCCCGAGCCGCCGACGTCGAACAACTCCTCGTCGCAGCGACCCACCGCCCAAGCCTGATCGACGACTACCGGCTCTCCCTCCATCACCGCTGGACAGAGGGCTGCACCAATGCCGCCGCGCTCACCCGCGAGATCCAGCAGCTCGGCTGTCGCGGCGACATCAACACGGTCCGCCGCCACCTGCGGCCCTACCGAACCGGGACGATTCCGACCGAGGCGCCGTTGCCCCACCTGACCGTCCGCCGGGTCACCGACTGGATCATGCGCCGACCCGAGCGCCTCACCGACACCGAGCGCAAGTGCCTCGACGAACTGTGCGAACGCAGCCCCGCTCTGGCCACAACCGCCCAGTACGCCCGGCGCCTGGCCGCGATGGTGCGCGAACGCCGCAGCGAGCACCTGGCCCTCGACATCTGGCTCGCCGACGTCCGCCTCGACGGACAACGAGAATTCCGCACCCTGGCCGCAGGTATACGCCGCGACCACGCAGCCGTCCTCGCCGCTCTGACCATTGAGCCAGAGCCACTTGAAGTGAACGAAGCCAGGCAATGGAGGGTTACGTCGTGA
- a CDS encoding NUDIX hydrolase, which yields MATPEFIRTIRASAGHQLLWLPGVTAVVFDDEGRVLLGRRSDTGEWSVIGGIPDPGEQPAVCAVREVYEETAVHCVAERVVLVQALEEHTYPNGDTVQFMDITIRCRATGGEARVNDDESLEVGWFPVDELPAGLPDFAVARVKQAQSDGPTWFENSVQVL from the coding sequence ATGGCAACTCCTGAGTTCATCCGCACGATCCGGGCCTCCGCCGGCCACCAACTCCTCTGGCTCCCCGGGGTCACCGCCGTCGTCTTCGACGACGAGGGCAGGGTGCTCCTCGGACGCCGCTCGGACACCGGCGAGTGGTCGGTGATCGGCGGTATCCCCGACCCGGGCGAGCAGCCCGCCGTGTGCGCGGTGCGCGAGGTCTACGAGGAGACGGCCGTGCACTGCGTCGCCGAACGCGTCGTCCTCGTCCAGGCGTTGGAGGAGCACACCTACCCCAACGGCGACACCGTCCAGTTCATGGACATCACGATCCGCTGCCGGGCGACCGGCGGCGAGGCGCGGGTCAACGACGACGAGTCCCTTGAGGTCGGCTGGTTCCCGGTGGACGAACTCCCCGCCGGGCTCCCGGACTTCGCCGTCGCCCGCGTCAAGCAGGCCCAGTCGGACGGCCCGACCTGGTTCGAGAACTCCGTTCAGGTGCTGTAG
- a CDS encoding histidine phosphatase family protein, whose protein sequence is MTGPTELLLIRHAQAWCNVEDIVGGPLGCRGLTPVGWEQAERLAARLAAEEHADVLYASPRRRARETAVAAGHALGLPVRIEEGLREQDLGSADGVPRYQLHQGLGVIPAHLPHRPLADGAESWTAFVERTGQALRELTRRHRGERVLAVCHGETVNAAHHFFLDLPMGWPGPLGVTVDNASLTRWREQPWDQYQPELGLRWDLQTHNDTAHLVQNGTLPCASS, encoded by the coding sequence ATGACCGGTCCGACCGAACTGTTGCTGATCCGGCACGCGCAGGCGTGGTGCAACGTGGAGGACATCGTGGGCGGCCCGCTCGGCTGCCGGGGGCTGACCCCGGTGGGCTGGGAACAGGCCGAGCGTCTCGCCGCCCGGCTGGCCGCCGAAGAGCACGCCGACGTCCTGTACGCGAGTCCGCGCCGCCGGGCCCGGGAGACCGCCGTCGCCGCCGGCCACGCGCTGGGACTGCCCGTGCGGATCGAGGAGGGGCTGCGCGAGCAGGACCTCGGCAGTGCGGACGGCGTCCCCCGATACCAGCTGCACCAGGGACTCGGCGTGATCCCGGCCCATCTGCCGCACCGCCCGCTCGCCGACGGCGCCGAGTCGTGGACGGCGTTCGTCGAGCGCACCGGACAGGCCTTGCGGGAACTCACCCGCCGTCACCGGGGTGAGCGCGTCCTCGCCGTCTGTCATGGCGAGACCGTCAACGCCGCCCACCACTTCTTCCTCGACCTGCCGATGGGGTGGCCGGGGCCGCTCGGCGTCACCGTCGACAACGCCTCCCTGACCCGCTGGCGCGAACAGCCCTGGGACCAGTACCAGCCCGAACTGGGGCTGCGCTGGGACCTCCAGACCCACAACGACACCGCTCACCTCGTACAGAACGGCACGCTCCCATGCGCGTCCTCATGA
- a CDS encoding glutamate racemase, with the protein MKIALMDSGIGLLAATAAVRRLRPDADLVLSFDPEGMPWGPRTPEDVTARALDVAEAAAQHAPDALIVGCNTATVNSLPALRARLEPGIPVVGTVPAIKPAAALGAPVAIWATPATTGSAYQRGLIRDFAGGVSVAEVPCWGLAEAVEHADEAAIDAAITAAVALTPDDVTTLVLGCTHYELLAERIRAALQRPGRPPIVLHASADAVAAQALRRIGAAPAPDAPATGGLTVLLNGREGVLPDAALAYAEGRALPMATVAS; encoded by the coding sequence GTGAAGATCGCGCTCATGGACTCAGGAATCGGCCTGCTGGCGGCCACCGCGGCGGTACGGCGACTGCGGCCCGACGCCGATCTCGTGCTCTCCTTCGACCCCGAGGGCATGCCCTGGGGCCCGCGCACCCCCGAGGACGTCACCGCGCGCGCCCTGGACGTCGCCGAGGCCGCCGCGCAGCACGCGCCGGACGCGCTGATCGTCGGCTGCAACACCGCCACCGTGAACTCCCTGCCCGCCCTGCGCGCCCGCCTGGAGCCCGGCATCCCCGTCGTCGGCACCGTCCCCGCGATCAAGCCCGCCGCCGCCCTCGGCGCCCCCGTCGCCATCTGGGCCACGCCCGCCACCACCGGCAGCGCCTACCAGCGCGGCCTCATCCGCGACTTCGCGGGCGGCGTGAGCGTCGCCGAGGTGCCCTGCTGGGGCCTCGCGGAAGCCGTCGAGCACGCCGACGAAGCAGCGATCGACGCCGCCATCACCGCCGCCGTCGCGCTCACGCCGGACGACGTCACGACCCTCGTCCTGGGCTGCACCCACTACGAACTCCTCGCCGAACGCATCCGCGCGGCCCTCCAGCGCCCCGGCCGGCCCCCGATCGTCCTGCACGCCTCCGCCGACGCCGTCGCCGCCCAGGCACTGCGCCGCATCGGCGCCGCGCCCGCGCCCGACGCGCCGGCCACCGGCGGGCTCACGGTGCTCCTCAACGGGCGCGAGGGAGTCCTGCCGGACGCCGCGCTCGCGTACGCCGAGGGGCGCGCGCTGCCGATGGCCACCGTCGCGTCCTGA
- a CDS encoding O-antigen ligase family protein, giving the protein MTVLAACAAWALVSAGAHDGRAEGTLLAVLAVAAGYAAGRMSGALLPVAAPCVAALAGLALTVAAPELSPGPESAAPLGRAGAEAAVLTLAAGSACCAAWATPVAALRLALRLGTAALAVTGAALGSVAAVVTCCAVLLASVAAGRARRGTGVAGLAVSTALLTGLVWAIAAGAPRGGLGDALAGQLTPRRIALWREALHLAETHPVLGAGPGSFAELSPTSAQSPLSDGLPHSAPLQLAAEQGIVGVVLLAAAFGWLLHALWRSPRPTPVALTAGAALTALAALALVGNVLSFTTVSAGAGLLAGIATARPLPQEARDPDGAVRTYEEDVAG; this is encoded by the coding sequence ATGACCGTGCTCGCGGCGTGTGCCGCGTGGGCGCTGGTCTCGGCGGGCGCCCACGACGGGCGCGCGGAGGGCACGCTGCTCGCGGTGCTGGCGGTCGCCGCCGGGTACGCGGCGGGCCGGATGTCCGGGGCGCTGCTTCCGGTGGCCGCGCCCTGCGTAGCGGCCCTCGCGGGGCTGGCACTGACCGTGGCGGCGCCGGAGCTGTCCCCGGGCCCGGAGAGCGCGGCCCCGCTGGGCCGTGCGGGCGCCGAGGCGGCCGTCCTGACGCTCGCGGCGGGCTCGGCGTGCTGCGCGGCCTGGGCGACTCCCGTAGCGGCGCTACGGCTCGCCCTGCGCCTCGGGACGGCGGCCCTGGCGGTGACCGGCGCCGCCCTGGGCTCGGTCGCGGCGGTGGTGACGTGCTGCGCGGTCCTGCTGGCCTCGGTGGCGGCCGGGCGCGCGCGCCGGGGTACGGGGGTCGCGGGCCTGGCCGTGTCGACCGCGCTGCTGACGGGGCTGGTGTGGGCCATCGCCGCGGGCGCTCCGCGCGGGGGTCTCGGCGACGCCCTCGCCGGACAGCTCACGCCCCGCCGGATCGCGCTGTGGCGCGAGGCGCTGCACCTGGCCGAGACGCATCCGGTGCTCGGCGCGGGCCCCGGCAGCTTCGCCGAGCTGAGCCCGACGTCCGCCCAGTCGCCCCTCTCGGACGGCCTCCCGCACTCCGCGCCGCTCCAGCTGGCCGCCGAACAGGGCATCGTGGGCGTCGTCCTCCTGGCGGCCGCGTTCGGCTGGCTCCTGCACGCCCTGTGGCGCTCCCCGCGCCCCACCCCGGTCGCCCTCACGGCGGGCGCCGCCCTGACCGCCCTCGCGGCCCTGGCGCTCGTGGGCAACGTCCTGAGCTTCACGACCGTCTCGGCCGGCGCGGGCCTCCTCGCGGGCATCGCGACGGCCCGCCCGCTGCCGCAGGAGGCACGGGATCCGGACGGGGCGGTGCGGACGTACGAGGAGGACGTGGCGGGGTGA
- a CDS encoding DUF2637 domain-containing protein encodes MNGRPDLQRRMENLDGWVRTACALVVAGVAAYASYVHQREFALQGGADRVSASLWPLSVDGLLLLAAVGLLRPAQTRVRRARAAIWSAFLLGIVVSLAANVAAAPALEWKPVLVAGWPPVALLLSVELLVHRPGPVDQEEKEETADPPPEDGDPLLAQARMLDSRHRELHQRPVSAETLRKELRVGAHRSRQLAAVVRGSLNGGGAD; translated from the coding sequence GTGAACGGCCGTCCCGATCTCCAGCGCCGGATGGAGAATCTGGACGGCTGGGTCCGTACGGCGTGCGCTCTCGTGGTTGCCGGAGTCGCCGCGTACGCCTCGTACGTCCATCAGCGCGAGTTCGCGTTGCAGGGCGGGGCGGACCGGGTCAGTGCCTCGTTGTGGCCGCTGTCCGTGGACGGGCTTCTCCTGCTGGCCGCGGTCGGCCTGCTCAGGCCCGCTCAGACTCGTGTCCGTCGGGCGCGGGCGGCGATCTGGTCGGCTTTCCTCCTGGGGATCGTGGTCTCGCTCGCGGCGAACGTCGCAGCCGCTCCGGCGTTGGAATGGAAACCGGTCCTGGTGGCGGGCTGGCCCCCGGTCGCGTTGCTGCTGTCGGTCGAGCTTCTGGTGCATCGTCCCGGTCCGGTGGACCAGGAGGAGAAAGAGGAGACTGCCGATCCTCCTCCGGAAGACGGCGATCCGTTGCTGGCGCAGGCGCGGATGCTCGATTCCCGTCACCGGGAACTCCATCAGCGGCCGGTTTCGGCCGAGACCCTCCGGAAGGAACTGCGTGTGGGGGCTCATCGCTCCAGGCAGTTGGCCGCGGTTGTCAGGGGCAGTCTCAACGGTGGTGGCGCTGATTGA
- a CDS encoding MFS transporter encodes MRVNCAIRRFPLEKTPIRSLCGSQFGYGACLSAISPTLAQVQDPWELSHTAVSAHASLVAASMIVAGLVYDRYAAHLPQRTVLRAGMVAVAGSAVLFSLAPGPSVLLSATLCVGLTSTFVQTGGLALLTGQQPAQRARSMVAGTLCASVASLLVPASLLAVSDVSGGWRFVWCAVALLFLGLTTLVPRDEQSGERAAVPDGDRRAPLGRRFALVAGAVAVGVGVEITVVYFSPALMKPAGLVLVAYYAGELCGRLEGMRTSQRGDVQALMRSVVLACTGFCVFWLVAEPGVALAGLALAGFGISRFFPLGLSAAVGVSRASGARSVARVHVLVGLAALVAPLVIGTAADRIGLGHALTAVPVLLVCMAVLLVAGCGTSVVRRRGVWAA; translated from the coding sequence GTGAGGGTTAATTGCGCTATTCGGCGCTTTCCGCTTGAAAAAACGCCTATAAGATCTCTGTGTGGAAGCCAGTTCGGCTACGGTGCGTGTCTTTCTGCCATCAGTCCCACACTCGCGCAGGTACAGGACCCCTGGGAGCTGTCCCACACCGCCGTGAGCGCACATGCTTCCCTCGTCGCCGCGTCGATGATCGTCGCAGGGCTCGTGTACGACCGGTATGCCGCACATCTGCCGCAGCGGACCGTCCTGCGCGCCGGAATGGTGGCTGTGGCGGGAAGCGCCGTGCTGTTCTCCCTGGCACCGGGACCTTCGGTCCTCCTGTCGGCCACCCTGTGTGTGGGGTTGACCTCGACGTTCGTCCAGACGGGAGGTCTGGCCCTGCTGACGGGGCAGCAACCGGCGCAACGCGCACGGTCGATGGTGGCCGGGACCCTGTGCGCGAGTGTGGCCTCGCTGCTGGTACCCGCCTCCCTGCTCGCCGTGTCGGACGTCTCCGGGGGATGGAGGTTCGTGTGGTGCGCGGTGGCACTGTTGTTCCTGGGACTCACCACGCTGGTGCCCCGCGATGAACAAAGCGGGGAGAGGGCCGCTGTGCCGGACGGCGACCGCCGGGCTCCGCTGGGCAGGCGGTTTGCTCTGGTCGCCGGTGCGGTGGCGGTCGGGGTGGGGGTGGAGATCACCGTCGTCTACTTCTCCCCGGCGCTCATGAAGCCGGCGGGACTGGTTCTGGTGGCCTACTACGCCGGGGAGTTGTGCGGACGGCTCGAAGGGATGCGGACCTCGCAGCGGGGCGACGTCCAGGCGCTGATGCGTTCGGTCGTGCTGGCTTGCACCGGGTTCTGCGTCTTCTGGCTCGTCGCCGAACCCGGTGTCGCGCTCGCCGGTCTCGCGCTCGCGGGCTTCGGCATCTCCCGGTTCTTTCCCCTGGGTCTGTCCGCGGCGGTCGGGGTGAGCCGTGCCTCGGGCGCTCGGTCCGTGGCGAGGGTGCATGTGCTGGTGGGGCTGGCCGCGTTGGTGGCGCCCCTGGTGATCGGGACGGCGGCGGACCGGATCGGCTTGGGCCACGCACTCACCGCCGTTCCCGTCCTGCTGGTCTGCATGGCCGTCTTGCTGGTGGCCGGATGCGGAACGTCGGTCGTGCGGCGCAGGGGGGTGTGGGCGGCATGA
- a CDS encoding alkyl sulfatase C-terminal domain-containing protein produces MAVPDGPLNGVLARTTTFLDEITAGRVTLDGDATVLATLGGLLEAPDPDFALVTP; encoded by the coding sequence GTGGCTGTCCCGGACGGCCCTCTGAACGGCGTCCTCGCCCGGACCACCACGTTCCTCGACGAGATCACGGCGGGCCGCGTCACGCTCGACGGCGACGCCACGGTTCTGGCCACGTTGGGTGGCCTGCTGGAGGCCCCGGACCCCGACTTCGCTCTCGTGACGCCCTGA
- a CDS encoding glycosyltransferase encodes MRVLMISDHADPLALPGSNFHGGQNVYVRQLATRLAASGCHVDVATRADAPDFPAWQPIAEGAQVVRVEAGPRAPMPRDRFGSVLDAFSRGVDDLCEQRGGYDVVHSHYWFSGVAALGLAARHGLPVVHSHHSIGAVRRQSLDTHQPVTTSPELFDERHQQECRIGREAAAVVANCPAEAADMQHLLGTPAEAVHLVPPGVDTAVLRPFDQTAARERLGLPLGVPLVLFVGRLEARKGCLDLVKAFARVSVVLPHARLVVVGGTAHETQVVRDLAAQLGFGDRTEFRGSVSHELTPLYYSAADVTAVPSHYEPFGLVAIESMACATPVVATRVGGLAWSVVDGRCGALVPAREPISLACGLLDVLTAGRDRYRRSCLDQVAQHFTVDLWSRGILDVYRAVSSPVTT; translated from the coding sequence ATGCGCGTCCTCATGATCTCCGACCACGCCGATCCGCTCGCTCTGCCCGGCTCGAACTTCCACGGCGGCCAGAACGTCTACGTGCGTCAGTTGGCCACCCGTCTGGCCGCCTCGGGCTGCCACGTCGACGTCGCGACCCGCGCGGACGCGCCGGACTTCCCCGCCTGGCAGCCGATCGCGGAAGGGGCCCAGGTGGTCCGGGTCGAGGCAGGGCCGAGAGCGCCGATGCCCCGCGACCGGTTCGGCTCGGTCCTGGACGCCTTCTCCCGTGGCGTCGACGACCTCTGCGAACAGCGCGGCGGGTACGACGTCGTCCACAGCCATTACTGGTTCTCCGGCGTCGCCGCACTCGGCCTCGCGGCCCGGCATGGACTGCCGGTCGTCCACAGCCACCACTCCATCGGCGCCGTCCGACGGCAGAGCCTCGACACTCACCAGCCGGTCACGACCTCACCGGAGCTGTTCGACGAACGGCATCAGCAGGAGTGCCGCATCGGCCGTGAAGCGGCGGCCGTCGTCGCCAACTGCCCAGCCGAGGCAGCCGACATGCAGCACCTGCTCGGTACTCCGGCAGAAGCTGTCCACCTCGTTCCGCCAGGAGTGGATACGGCGGTGCTGCGGCCCTTCGACCAGACAGCGGCCCGCGAGCGGCTCGGGCTGCCACTCGGTGTACCGCTTGTGCTGTTCGTCGGGCGGCTTGAGGCCCGCAAGGGCTGCCTCGACCTGGTCAAGGCGTTCGCGAGGGTATCCGTGGTTCTTCCCCACGCCCGGCTCGTCGTCGTGGGCGGCACGGCGCACGAGACACAGGTTGTGCGTGACCTCGCCGCGCAGCTCGGCTTCGGAGACCGTACCGAGTTCCGCGGATCCGTATCCCACGAACTCACCCCTCTCTACTACAGTGCGGCCGACGTCACCGCCGTCCCCTCCCACTACGAGCCGTTCGGTCTGGTCGCCATCGAGTCCATGGCCTGTGCGACACCCGTCGTCGCCACCCGCGTTGGCGGCCTCGCCTGGAGCGTCGTCGACGGCCGCTGCGGCGCCCTCGTCCCCGCCCGCGAACCCATCTCCCTCGCCTGCGGGCTGCTGGACGTCCTGACCGCAGGCCGCGACCGCTACCGTCGCTCCTGCCTCGACCAGGTTGCCCAGCACTTCACCGTCGACCTGTGGAGCCGGGGCATCCTGGACGTCTATCGGGCCGTGAGCAGCCCTGTCACGACGTAA
- a CDS encoding transposase: MRLEILARARRLVCGHKSCERRTFAGQIPDLTRRHARRTNALTAHLTDIALFLGGRAGAGLCGRMAVSTGKDTLLRLLRALPLPQPQSVPCLGVDEFAVRRGRTYATILVDMSTHRPVDVLADRAARTFAARLREHPEVRTVCRDRAGSFRDGAHAGAPQARQVADAWHLPHNLAEAVERVVGRHRTDLHEPLTVRTGARQRPLRFPGRTRRARTAPAAGRPHP, encoded by the coding sequence ATGCGGCTGGAGATCCTCGCGCGTGCACGTCGTCTCGTCTGCGGCCACAAGAGCTGCGAACGCCGGACGTTCGCCGGGCAGATCCCGGACCTGACACGGCGCCACGCACGCCGCACGAATGCGCTCACCGCTCATCTCACCGACATCGCCCTGTTCCTGGGCGGACGTGCCGGCGCCGGCCTGTGCGGACGCATGGCTGTCAGCACAGGCAAGGACACCCTGCTCCGTCTCCTTCGCGCCCTGCCCCTTCCACAGCCGCAGTCCGTCCCGTGTCTCGGCGTCGACGAGTTCGCCGTGCGCCGCGGCCGTACCTACGCGACGATCCTCGTCGACATGAGCACCCACCGTCCCGTCGATGTCCTCGCGGACCGCGCCGCGCGCACCTTCGCCGCCCGGCTGCGTGAGCATCCTGAGGTGCGGACCGTCTGCCGCGACCGCGCCGGCTCCTTCCGCGACGGCGCCCACGCCGGCGCACCACAGGCCCGGCAGGTGGCCGATGCCTGGCACCTGCCGCACAACCTCGCCGAGGCCGTCGAACGAGTCGTCGGCCGACACCGCACCGACCTGCACGAACCTCTCACCGTCCGCACCGGCGCACGACAACGTCCACTCCGCTTCCCCGGGCGAACTCGACGTGCACGGACGGCCCCGGCCGCTGGTCGCCCGCACCCGTGA